One genomic region from Kamptonema formosum PCC 6407 encodes:
- a CDS encoding YggT family protein has product MSSSIGLLASTLATFVQIYLVLMIVRVLLSWFPNINWFDPPFSILSQLTDPYLNLFRSIIPPLGGIDFSPMIAFFVLQIAAQLLTGLLGNLQTAI; this is encoded by the coding sequence ATGAGTTCTTCAATAGGTCTGCTAGCCAGTACCCTGGCGACATTTGTGCAAATATATCTAGTTCTGATGATCGTGCGGGTACTTTTAAGCTGGTTCCCCAATATTAACTGGTTCGATCCGCCGTTTTCGATCTTGAGTCAGTTAACAGATCCTTACTTAAATCTATTCCGTTCGATTATTCCCCCTTTGGGTGGAATTGACTTTTCTCCCATGATTGCGTTTTTTGTCCTCCAAATCGCGGCTCAACTTTTAACCGGTTTGTTAGGTAATTTGCAAACTGCGATTTAG
- the upp gene encoding uracil phosphoribosyltransferase yields MPPQLRVFVPPHPLIKHWLAVARDVATPSVLFRSAMTELGRWLTYEAIRDWLPTVDAMVQTPLAECPGTFINPEAPLVVIPILRAGLGLMEGIQTVVPLAAIYHLGMVRNEETLAVSCYLNKLPPEFNPETRVLISEPMLATGGTIIKTMEELTQRGIDPSLIRIISVVVAAPALQRLSVLYPNLNIYTAGIDEHLNEHGFIVPGLGDAGDRTFGT; encoded by the coding sequence ATGCCTCCCCAACTCCGCGTGTTCGTCCCCCCTCATCCTTTAATCAAGCACTGGCTAGCTGTCGCCCGCGACGTGGCTACACCGTCGGTATTATTTCGCTCGGCCATGACGGAATTGGGGCGGTGGTTGACTTATGAGGCGATTCGAGATTGGCTACCTACGGTGGATGCAATGGTGCAAACGCCTTTGGCTGAATGTCCGGGTACGTTTATCAATCCAGAAGCGCCGCTAGTTGTGATTCCTATTCTGCGGGCGGGGTTGGGATTGATGGAAGGAATTCAGACTGTGGTTCCCCTAGCTGCGATTTATCATCTCGGTATGGTGCGGAATGAGGAGACGCTGGCAGTTAGTTGTTATTTGAATAAGTTACCGCCGGAGTTTAACCCGGAAACGCGGGTTTTAATTAGTGAGCCGATGTTGGCAACTGGGGGGACGATTATCAAGACAATGGAGGAATTGACTCAGCGCGGGATCGATCCTAGCTTGATTCGGATTATCTCTGTGGTGGTTGCTGCACCAGCTTTGCAGCGTTTAAGCGTGCTGTATCCGAATTTGAATATTTATACAGCAGGGATCGATGAGCATCTGAATGAACACGGTTTTATTGTACCGGGACTGGGTGATGCTGGCGATCGCACTTTTGGCACTTAA
- the crtH gene encoding carotenoid isomerase yields the protein MSVSTPSQSFSAIPPQQTKEFDVIVIGSGIGGLVTATQLAAKGAQVLVLESYVIPGGSAGYFDRDGYRFDVGASMIFGFGQKGTTNLLTRALQAVNVSLETIPDPVQIHYHLPNGLEIQVHQVYEKFLQELIDKFPQEREGIRQFYDECWQVFNCLNAMELLSLEEVGYLMRVFFKHPLACLGLVKYLPQNVGDIARRYIKDPNLLKFIDIECYCWSVVPAELTPMINAGMVFSDRHYGGINYPKGGVGQIAQKLVEGLEKAGGTIQYKARVARIITENGRAVGVELTTGEVYRAKRIVSNATRWDTFEKLLPAEAMPSKEKKWQQRYQKSPSFLSLHLGVEASVLPKDTACHHILLENWDKMEAPKGTIFVSIPTLLDPSLAPKGYHIVHTFTPSWMEEWEGLSVKEYEEKKEEAAGRVIERLEQIFPGLDAGLDYMEVGTARSHRRFLGREDGTYGPIPQRKLLGLLGMPFNRTSIPGLYCVGDSTFPGQGLNAVAFSGFACAHRIAVDLGF from the coding sequence ATGTCCGTTTCCACCCCATCCCAGTCATTTTCTGCTATCCCCCCTCAACAAACCAAGGAGTTTGATGTCATCGTCATCGGTTCAGGCATTGGAGGACTGGTGACAGCCACCCAGCTAGCCGCCAAGGGAGCCCAAGTTCTCGTACTCGAAAGTTACGTTATTCCCGGCGGAAGTGCGGGTTACTTTGACCGGGATGGGTATCGGTTTGATGTCGGGGCATCGATGATTTTTGGGTTTGGGCAAAAGGGTACTACTAACCTGCTCACCCGTGCCCTGCAAGCGGTGAATGTCAGCTTGGAAACTATTCCCGATCCCGTGCAGATTCACTATCACCTGCCTAACGGTTTGGAAATCCAAGTTCACCAAGTATATGAGAAATTCTTGCAAGAACTAATTGATAAATTTCCTCAAGAGCGGGAAGGAATCAGGCAATTTTACGATGAGTGCTGGCAGGTGTTCAACTGCCTCAACGCGATGGAGTTGCTTTCTCTGGAGGAAGTGGGATATCTGATGCGAGTGTTTTTCAAGCATCCCCTTGCTTGTTTGGGGTTGGTGAAGTATTTACCTCAGAATGTCGGTGACATTGCTCGTCGCTACATTAAAGATCCAAATTTACTCAAATTTATTGACATTGAGTGTTACTGTTGGTCAGTAGTTCCCGCTGAATTAACGCCAATGATTAATGCAGGGATGGTGTTTTCTGACAGGCACTACGGTGGCATTAACTATCCTAAAGGCGGAGTTGGGCAAATTGCTCAAAAATTAGTAGAAGGGTTGGAAAAAGCTGGCGGAACAATTCAGTATAAAGCTAGGGTAGCGCGGATTATTACAGAAAATGGCCGCGCGGTGGGTGTGGAATTAACAACTGGCGAAGTTTATCGGGCAAAACGGATAGTTTCTAATGCTACTCGTTGGGATACTTTTGAGAAGTTATTACCTGCGGAGGCAATGCCTAGTAAAGAGAAGAAATGGCAGCAACGCTATCAGAAATCTCCGAGTTTTTTGAGTTTACATTTGGGTGTTGAAGCTTCTGTATTGCCCAAGGATACGGCGTGTCACCATATTTTATTAGAAAATTGGGATAAAATGGAAGCACCGAAAGGGACGATTTTTGTGTCAATTCCCACATTGCTAGATCCGAGTTTGGCACCGAAAGGATATCATATTGTTCATACTTTTACGCCGAGTTGGATGGAGGAGTGGGAAGGTTTATCGGTGAAGGAGTATGAGGAGAAAAAAGAAGAGGCGGCGGGGAGAGTTATTGAGAGGTTAGAGCAGATTTTTCCGGGTTTAGATGCGGGTTTGGATTATATGGAAGTCGGTACGGCGCGATCGCACCGCCGATTTTTAGGCCGCGAAGATGGGACTTATGGGCCGATTCCACAGCGAAAGTTATTGGGTTTGCTGGGAATGCCTTTTAATCGGACTTCTATTCCTGGGTTATATTGTGTGGGAGATAGTACGTTTCCGGGTCAGGGTTTGAATGCTGTCGCTTTTTCCGGTTTTGCTTGCGCTCATCGAATTGCTGTGGATTTGGGATTTTGA
- a CDS encoding EAL domain-containing protein, with protein sequence MQKNDSPMYLPTLDQVIDRFPLAVAPNTPLIEVVTLMGQIHSSCPVEQDIPCVPLNPPTTEVSQSLAAPIIGESRAGCVFVIEDSRQEISKPSILKGIFTERDLVQLIASGQKLRGTTVAEVMSMPVVTLTECKDQDVFTALILLRQHQIRHLPILNTKGQLVGVVTPESIRKAMLQPANILKMRSVDEVMALDVIQAPPTASVLSLAQLMAEHRVSCIVIAKEVEQESEEQSAEFPPNSKGNIYPFPAKTHPPIPIGMVTERDIVQFQALELDLSQVEAQTVMSTPLFSLKPEDSLWVAHQEMQQRYVRRLVVAGDRGELLGILTQTNLLRVLDPMEMSGIIDALHLAVEQRTSELKSAIASLSLANTQLESEMATRERAEQRLRLLESCVVSANDAIVIMDGGFLDASDPTIVYVNEAFTQMTGYRPEEIVGKTPNCLRGPASDLAQIAKIRRAFLRREPLRIELINYRKDGSIYWVELNSVPVNNEQGVLTHWVSVQRDVTDRKQMEQALFEEKELAQVTLQSIGDGVITTDAGGRIYSLNPVAEKLTGWSTTEAKGLLLAKVLRIVNEITRAPMENITQTALLEDRIVDQTNNGILVAISGREFAIDHSVAPIHTSDGRIIGAVVVFRDVTQVRTQARQLSWQATHDALTGLVNRREFEYQLEQAILGAQNLKEEHILLYLDLDRFKIVNDTCGHIAGDELLRQVSDLFKSKIRKTDILARLGGDEFAVLLYHCPPEKGLDAAESLLRSIQSFRFTWQGKTFSIGVSIGIAAINVDATSSSCILSAADVACYAAKDKGRNRVQVYQIGDRELAKQRGETQWAVRINQALEENWFSLYCQPIVPLINVKGSPEHCEILLRLRDEKGQMVSPMAFIPAAERYNLMHSIDRWVIRTLFGYLQDAPSFVFPKQENSKSNLPFSTLGKARRQNVNSLYAVNLSGASINDDQFIDFLHEQFTTYRIPPEAICWEITETLAIANLSKAANFIRKLKDLGCCFALDDFGSGMSSFAYLKSLPVDFVKIDGNFVKNIVDNPIDLAMVEAINRIGHVMGIQTIAEYVENEAVMEKLKELGVDYAQGYYLGKPQPFHLIVADSEEEVLGEFPAKSLTFEGKLAC encoded by the coding sequence ATGCAAAAAAATGATTCTCCCATGTATTTGCCAACCTTAGATCAAGTTATAGATCGCTTCCCCTTGGCAGTTGCACCGAATACACCATTAATAGAAGTGGTTACGCTCATGGGCCAGATTCACAGCAGTTGCCCAGTAGAACAAGATATTCCCTGCGTACCTCTCAATCCCCCAACAACAGAAGTATCCCAATCTCTGGCCGCACCAATTATCGGAGAATCCAGAGCAGGCTGCGTTTTTGTCATCGAAGACTCAAGGCAAGAAATTTCTAAACCTTCAATTTTAAAAGGGATTTTCACTGAGCGGGATCTCGTCCAACTAATTGCTTCGGGTCAGAAATTAAGAGGAACTACTGTTGCCGAGGTTATGAGTATGCCAGTTGTCACCCTCACAGAATGTAAGGATCAGGATGTTTTCACTGCCTTAATCTTGCTGCGCCAACATCAAATTCGTCACTTGCCTATATTAAATACTAAAGGTCAACTCGTAGGAGTTGTTACGCCAGAAAGTATTCGGAAAGCGATGCTACAACCAGCAAATATTCTGAAGATGCGAAGTGTTGATGAAGTGATGGCACTGGATGTGATCCAAGCTCCTCCTACTGCTTCAGTGTTGAGTTTAGCGCAGTTGATGGCCGAACACCGCGTGAGCTGTATTGTAATTGCCAAAGAGGTAGAACAGGAAAGTGAGGAACAATCTGCGGAATTTCCTCCCAATTCCAAAGGAAATATCTACCCTTTTCCAGCCAAAACTCACCCCCCCATTCCGATTGGAATGGTAACAGAGCGAGACATCGTACAGTTTCAGGCCCTAGAGTTAGATTTGTCTCAGGTAGAGGCTCAAACGGTGATGAGTACGCCGCTATTTTCTCTCAAGCCAGAAGATTCGCTGTGGGTGGCTCATCAAGAAATGCAGCAGCGTTATGTACGGCGATTAGTAGTAGCAGGAGATCGAGGAGAATTGTTAGGAATTCTGACTCAAACTAATTTGCTGCGCGTCCTTGACCCTATGGAAATGTCAGGGATTATTGATGCTTTGCATTTGGCAGTAGAACAACGGACTAGCGAACTAAAAAGTGCGATCGCTTCCTTAAGTTTGGCTAACACGCAGCTAGAAAGCGAAATGGCCACCCGCGAACGGGCCGAACAGCGCCTCCGCCTCCTAGAATCTTGCGTAGTCAGTGCTAATGACGCGATTGTAATTATGGATGGAGGATTTTTAGATGCCTCAGATCCCACGATAGTTTATGTCAATGAAGCTTTTACTCAGATGACGGGTTATCGCCCTGAAGAAATTGTAGGTAAAACGCCTAATTGTTTACGAGGCCCAGCTAGCGATCTTGCCCAGATCGCGAAAATTCGTAGAGCGTTTTTGCGGCGAGAACCATTGCGAATTGAATTGATCAATTATCGCAAAGATGGTTCGATTTATTGGGTAGAGCTTAATAGTGTACCTGTAAATAATGAACAGGGAGTTTTAACTCATTGGGTATCTGTACAGCGAGATGTTACCGATCGCAAACAGATGGAACAGGCACTTTTCGAGGAAAAAGAACTGGCTCAGGTGACGTTGCAATCGATTGGCGATGGTGTAATTACCACTGATGCTGGAGGTCGGATTTATTCTCTTAACCCAGTAGCTGAAAAACTTACAGGTTGGTCAACTACTGAGGCCAAAGGTTTGCTGCTAGCTAAGGTGCTGAGGATTGTGAATGAAATCACTCGCGCACCGATGGAAAATATTACTCAGACAGCATTGCTTGAGGATCGGATTGTTGACCAGACAAATAATGGGATTTTGGTTGCTATATCTGGCCGCGAGTTTGCGATCGATCATTCCGTTGCCCCGATTCATACTAGCGATGGTCGCATTATTGGGGCAGTAGTCGTTTTTCGAGATGTTACTCAGGTTCGCACTCAGGCCCGGCAATTATCTTGGCAGGCAACTCATGATGCTTTGACTGGTTTAGTCAATCGCCGTGAATTTGAGTATCAGTTAGAACAGGCTATTTTGGGAGCGCAAAATCTGAAGGAAGAGCATATTTTGCTCTATTTGGATCTCGATCGCTTTAAAATTGTTAATGATACTTGCGGTCATATTGCTGGTGATGAATTGCTGCGGCAAGTGAGCGATTTGTTTAAAAGTAAGATTCGGAAAACTGATATTCTGGCTCGCCTGGGAGGGGATGAATTTGCTGTACTACTTTATCATTGCCCTCCAGAAAAAGGATTGGATGCTGCCGAGTCTTTGTTACGATCTATTCAGAGTTTTCGGTTTACCTGGCAAGGCAAAACTTTTTCTATTGGTGTCAGTATTGGTATCGCGGCCATTAATGTAGATGCAACCTCTAGTTCCTGTATTTTGAGTGCAGCGGATGTTGCTTGCTATGCGGCTAAAGATAAAGGCCGCAACCGCGTGCAGGTTTACCAAATTGGCGATCGCGAATTGGCAAAGCAGCGGGGGGAAACTCAGTGGGCTGTGCGAATTAACCAAGCTTTGGAAGAGAATTGGTTTAGCCTTTATTGTCAGCCAATTGTGCCTTTGATTAATGTCAAAGGTAGTCCAGAACATTGTGAAATTCTCCTCCGCCTCCGAGATGAGAAAGGTCAGATGGTCTCACCTATGGCGTTTATTCCTGCGGCTGAACGCTATAATTTGATGCACTCGATTGACCGTTGGGTAATCCGTACTTTGTTTGGTTATTTGCAAGATGCTCCTAGTTTTGTGTTCCCCAAACAAGAAAATTCAAAATCCAATCTGCCTTTTTCTACTCTTGGTAAGGCGCGTCGTCAAAATGTTAATTCCCTGTATGCTGTGAATTTGTCGGGGGCTAGTATTAATGACGATCAGTTTATTGATTTCTTGCACGAGCAGTTTACTACCTATAGGATACCACCGGAGGCGATTTGTTGGGAAATTACCGAAACTCTAGCTATTGCCAATCTCAGTAAAGCGGCAAATTTTATTAGAAAACTTAAGGATTTGGGCTGTTGTTTTGCTCTAGATGATTTTGGCAGTGGGATGTCTTCTTTTGCTTATCTGAAAAGTTTGCCTGTTGATTTTGTGAAGATCGATGGCAATTTTGTGAAAAATATTGTAGATAATCCGATTGATTTAGCAATGGTGGAGGCGATTAATCGCATTGGTCATGTCATGGGAATCCAAACTATTGCTGAATATGTGGAAAATGAAGCTGTGATGGAAAAACTTAAAGAACTTGGGGTAGATTATGCCCAGGGGTATTATTTGGGAAAACCTCAGCCTTTTCATTTAATAGTTGCTGATAGTGAGGAGGAAGTTTTGGGGGAGTTTCCGGCAAAATCTCTAACTTTTGAAGGGAAGCTGGCTTGTTAA
- a CDS encoding YdeI/OmpD-associated family protein: protein MLQFDCQLETIYAKDRREWRAWLEKNCNTSRGVWLIYYKVKSNLPSIKYTEAVKEALCFGWIDSKVKSLDEERYMQIFTPRQPKSVWSKLNKQYIEELLAQDLMTEAGIKKIEVAKQDGSWTLLDAIEALIIPQDLMQALEANEAANRYFQAFSNSNKKSILFWIDSAKRPETRLKRIEQTINLAADNKNPLTR, encoded by the coding sequence ATGCTACAATTCGATTGCCAATTAGAAACCATTTATGCTAAAGATCGCCGGGAATGGCGAGCATGGTTGGAGAAAAACTGTAACACTTCTAGAGGTGTGTGGCTGATCTACTACAAAGTCAAAAGTAATTTACCAAGTATTAAATATACTGAAGCGGTAAAAGAAGCCTTATGCTTTGGCTGGATTGATAGTAAGGTCAAATCATTAGATGAAGAACGCTATATGCAGATATTTACTCCGCGCCAGCCTAAAAGTGTCTGGTCAAAATTAAACAAGCAATATATTGAAGAACTGCTCGCACAGGATTTGATGACTGAGGCCGGTATTAAAAAGATTGAAGTGGCAAAACAAGATGGATCGTGGACTTTGTTAGATGCAATTGAAGCATTAATAATTCCCCAGGATTTAATGCAGGCATTAGAAGCAAATGAAGCTGCAAACAGATATTTTCAGGCATTTAGTAATTCCAATAAAAAGAGTATCTTGTTTTGGATTGACAGTGCTAAACGTCCAGAGACAAGGTTGAAAAGAATTGAGCAAACTATAAATTTAGCAGCAGATAACAAAAATCCATTAACACGATAG
- a CDS encoding DDE transposase family protein, translated as MTTSQFYIVKQPPGHCEIIPSEQVEKKENPTLIEKWGPYNSQQEAIARRIGLIRAGKCQPQ; from the coding sequence ATGACAACATCTCAATTTTATATAGTCAAACAACCCCCAGGCCATTGCGAAATTATCCCCAGCGAACAAGTAGAAAAAAAAGAAAACCCCACCCTCATAGAAAAGTGGGGCCCCTATAATTCACAACAAGAAGCGATCGCACGTCGTATCGGTTTAATTCGAGCGGGAAAATGCCAACCTCAATAA
- the ctpC gene encoding carboxyl-terminal processing protease CtpC, whose protein sequence is MVITKRGLILSATAVMLTAVTVTGAGIHLSQSQASFRQSPKELVDEVWQIIDKSYVDGTFNQIDWKAVRNDYLNRTYTNDEEAYKAIREMLKKLDDPYTRFMDPEEFRNMQIDTSGELTGVGIQLTQDEETKKLVVISPIEDTPAFQAGILAKDIITKIDGKSTEGMDTTQAVNLIRGPINSQVTLTILRGNKEIDFKLKRAKIEIHPVRSSVNKSSAGDIGYIRLNQFSANAASEMRDAIKSLEQKKVTGYILDLRSNPGGLLYGSIEIARMWLKEGTIVSTVDRLGEADRQTANQRAMTDKPLVVLVDGGSASASEILSGALQDNKRAVLVGTKTFGKGLVQSVRGVGNGSGMAVTIAKYFTPNGTDINHAGIEPDFKVELTEAQKQELRSDRNKIATLADPQYTKALDVLTQEIVAKQGSNHQAETKAKSKSKK, encoded by the coding sequence ATGGTAATAACAAAACGTGGGCTTATTCTAAGTGCGACAGCGGTTATGCTGACTGCTGTCACAGTAACTGGGGCAGGTATTCATCTTTCCCAAAGTCAAGCATCCTTTCGCCAGAGCCCCAAGGAACTGGTCGATGAAGTTTGGCAGATAATTGACAAAAGTTATGTAGATGGTACTTTCAACCAGATTGACTGGAAAGCAGTGCGGAATGATTATCTTAACCGTACTTATACCAATGACGAGGAAGCATACAAGGCTATCCGGGAAATGCTGAAGAAGCTGGATGACCCTTATACGCGGTTCATGGACCCGGAAGAGTTCAGGAATATGCAGATTGATACTTCTGGGGAATTGACTGGCGTTGGTATTCAGCTAACTCAAGATGAGGAAACGAAAAAGTTGGTGGTAATTTCGCCGATAGAGGATACTCCTGCTTTTCAAGCTGGGATTTTGGCGAAAGATATTATTACCAAAATTGATGGGAAAAGTACGGAGGGAATGGATACGACTCAGGCGGTAAACCTGATTCGCGGCCCGATTAATAGCCAAGTGACGCTGACAATTTTACGAGGAAATAAGGAAATAGATTTTAAGCTAAAGCGGGCTAAAATTGAAATTCATCCTGTACGTTCTTCTGTTAACAAAAGTTCAGCGGGAGATATAGGATATATCCGCTTGAATCAGTTTAGCGCCAATGCGGCATCGGAAATGCGAGATGCGATCAAGTCTTTGGAACAAAAGAAAGTAACGGGCTATATCTTAGATCTGCGATCGAATCCAGGGGGTTTGCTCTATGGAAGTATTGAAATTGCGCGGATGTGGCTTAAAGAAGGTACTATTGTTTCCACAGTCGATCGCTTAGGTGAAGCCGATCGCCAAACGGCGAATCAACGAGCGATGACAGATAAACCATTGGTAGTTTTGGTGGATGGCGGTTCTGCGAGTGCTAGTGAGATTTTATCGGGTGCTTTACAGGATAATAAGCGAGCCGTTTTGGTGGGAACCAAGACTTTTGGTAAGGGTTTGGTGCAGTCAGTAAGGGGTGTGGGCAATGGTTCGGGGATGGCGGTAACGATCGCGAAGTATTTTACACCCAATGGCACGGATATTAATCATGCGGGGATTGAACCAGATTTTAAGGTTGAGCTGACGGAGGCCCAAAAGCAAGAATTGAGGAGCGATCGTAATAAGATTGCGACGCTAGCAGATCCGCAATATACCAAGGCTTTGGATGTTTTGACTCAGGAGATTGTCGCGAAACAAGGAAGCAATCATCAGGCGGAAACGAAAGCTAAATCAAAGAGTAAAAAGTAA
- a CDS encoding alpha-amylase family glycosyl hydrolase, translated as MTPVTPTQTSEQYHVNNPQAEVEALVEEVKQESEIDLEFLYTRDIEFRQETIYFIVVDRFFDGDAENSEGPNPELYDPEGKDWGKYWGGDLQGVIDKLDYLKNLGVTALWLTPLFEQVEALFIEQAAIHGYWIKDFKRLNPRFIAKDENPSLNATQETRNTTFDRLIDELHKRNMKLILDIVCNHSNPDFSGKKGELYDDGVKIADFNDDKNNWYHHYGEVQNWEDEWQVQNCELSGLATFNENNIEYRNYIKSAIKQWLDRGVDALRVDTVKHMPIWFWQEFNADILTHRPDVFIFGEWIYSDPRSDKSVEFANESGMTILDFGLCVAIRGALAQGAEGGFNLIQDVLNLDHRYYGATELITFIDNHDMPRFQSLNSDPEMLRLAIDLIMTTRGIPCIYYGTEQYLHDDTDGGNDPYNRPMMESWETDTPIYRDLRLLSGLRRLNPAISLGSHWQKYLTPDVYCYVRRYRDSVVFVAMNRGTPVTIESVDTELPDGEHTEVLSRRKFEVKDRMLHNLELDSREVIIFSHVGERVKGQVIVRAQLNSVQTQPGERIVVIGDCPELGNWDISNAYPLEYINTNTWFGEIPFNESAGKLIAYKYVLLREGQSPLRENLVCRRWVLAHEGTVKWRDKWSSGRES; from the coding sequence ATGACACCCGTTACTCCCACTCAAACTTCAGAACAATATCACGTAAATAATCCCCAAGCAGAAGTTGAAGCTCTCGTAGAAGAAGTTAAACAGGAAAGCGAGATTGACTTAGAATTTCTATATACCAGAGATATAGAATTTCGCCAAGAAACCATTTATTTCATCGTAGTTGACCGCTTCTTCGATGGCGACGCAGAAAATAGCGAAGGGCCAAACCCGGAACTTTACGATCCAGAAGGAAAAGACTGGGGAAAATATTGGGGTGGTGACTTACAAGGAGTTATTGATAAACTTGACTACTTAAAAAACCTGGGAGTGACAGCGCTTTGGCTGACTCCTTTGTTCGAGCAAGTTGAAGCTTTATTTATCGAACAAGCTGCTATTCACGGTTACTGGATCAAAGATTTTAAACGGCTCAATCCTCGTTTTATCGCCAAAGATGAAAATCCTTCTCTTAACGCGACCCAAGAAACAAGAAATACAACTTTTGACCGTTTAATTGATGAACTTCACAAACGGAATATGAAACTTATTCTGGATATTGTCTGCAATCATAGCAACCCAGATTTTAGCGGTAAAAAGGGCGAACTCTACGACGATGGAGTGAAAATAGCTGATTTCAACGACGACAAAAATAACTGGTATCACCACTACGGCGAAGTTCAAAACTGGGAAGATGAATGGCAGGTGCAAAACTGCGAACTTAGTGGTTTAGCTACTTTCAATGAAAACAATATCGAGTACCGAAACTACATCAAATCAGCGATTAAACAATGGTTAGACCGAGGTGTTGATGCTTTACGAGTGGATACAGTTAAGCATATGCCAATCTGGTTTTGGCAAGAATTTAACGCTGATATTTTAACTCATCGGCCCGATGTTTTCATCTTTGGAGAGTGGATTTATAGCGATCCCAGAAGCGACAAGTCAGTTGAATTTGCCAATGAGTCTGGAATGACAATTTTGGACTTTGGCTTATGCGTGGCAATTCGAGGAGCTTTGGCGCAGGGTGCGGAAGGAGGATTTAATTTAATTCAGGATGTTCTGAACCTGGATCATCGCTATTACGGGGCAACGGAGTTGATTACATTTATTGACAATCACGATATGCCCCGGTTTCAATCATTAAATTCTGACCCAGAAATGCTACGGCTGGCGATTGATTTAATTATGACAACTCGCGGTATTCCCTGCATTTATTATGGTACTGAACAGTACCTCCACGATGATACAGATGGCGGCAATGACCCCTATAATCGCCCGATGATGGAAAGTTGGGAAACCGACACGCCAATTTACCGAGATCTGCGATTGCTCTCTGGTTTGCGGCGGCTAAATCCTGCTATTTCACTGGGTAGCCACTGGCAAAAGTATTTGACTCCTGATGTTTATTGTTATGTGCGGCGATATCGGGATTCAGTGGTATTTGTAGCCATGAATCGGGGTACTCCTGTAACAATTGAATCGGTTGATACTGAGTTACCAGACGGAGAACATACAGAGGTTTTATCACGCCGCAAGTTTGAAGTTAAAGACAGGATGTTGCATAATTTAGAGCTCGATTCGCGCGAAGTAATTATCTTCAGTCATGTCGGGGAGCGAGTTAAGGGGCAAGTAATTGTACGGGCGCAGCTCAATAGCGTTCAAACTCAGCCGGGTGAGAGGATTGTGGTAATCGGAGATTGTCCCGAATTGGGCAACTGGGATATTAGTAATGCTTACCCACTGGAATACATTAATACTAATACTTGGTTTGGGGAAATTCCTTTTAATGAAAGTGCGGGCAAGCTGATTGCTTACAAGTACGTTTTATTGCGGGAGGGACAGTCACCGCTGCGAGAAAATCTGGTTTGCCGCCGCTGGGTTTTAGCTCACGAAGGCACGGTTAAATGGCGCGATAAATGGTCATCAGGACGTGAGTCTTAG
- a CDS encoding Npun_R2479 family HD domain-containing metalloprotein, with translation MFNVTELLIDDFVKRLTDGYHHTYGGYKSDYADIIGWAGSMALENIANSDALYHNIEHTILVTLVGQEILRGKHIREGGVSCEDWLHFHISLLCHDIGYVKGVCRQDRCELGVYAAGIGETKVSLPFGATDASLAPYRVDRGKQFIDERFGGHKLIDTEMIKRNIEQTRFPVPAGEDRQDTINYPGLVRAADFIGQFSDPRYLQKIGALFYEFEESGMNQILGYEHPGDMLQAYPQFYWNVVYGYIKDAIAYLELTQQGKQIVANLSANVFRVEHPAVTSELAVVS, from the coding sequence ATGTTTAATGTAACTGAGCTGCTAATTGATGATTTCGTGAAACGGCTGACTGATGGCTATCACCATACTTACGGAGGGTATAAGTCCGACTACGCAGATATTATTGGCTGGGCGGGCAGTATGGCTTTGGAAAATATTGCTAATAGTGATGCGCTTTACCACAATATCGAACATACTATTTTAGTGACGTTGGTGGGACAGGAAATTTTGCGTGGCAAACACATCCGTGAAGGTGGTGTTTCTTGCGAAGATTGGCTGCATTTTCACATATCTCTGCTTTGTCATGATATTGGGTATGTTAAAGGTGTCTGCCGCCAAGATCGATGCGAGTTGGGAGTATATGCGGCTGGTATAGGGGAGACTAAGGTTTCTTTGCCGTTTGGGGCGACGGATGCTAGCCTCGCGCCTTATCGAGTTGACCGAGGGAAACAGTTTATTGATGAGCGTTTTGGCGGTCACAAACTGATCGATACTGAGATGATTAAGCGCAATATTGAGCAAACTCGTTTTCCGGTGCCTGCGGGGGAAGATCGGCAGGATACGATTAATTATCCTGGTTTGGTTCGGGCGGCTGATTTTATTGGTCAGTTTAGCGATCCGCGATATTTGCAAAAGATTGGTGCGCTATTTTATGAGTTTGAGGAGTCAGGCATGAATCAGATTTTGGGCTATGAGCATCCGGGGGATATGTTGCAGGCATATCCTCAATTTTACTGGAATGTGGTTTATGGGTATATTAAGGATGCGATCGCGTATTTGGAACTGACGCAGCAGGGAAAACAAATTGTTGCTAACCTCAGCGCGAATGTCTTTCGGGTAGAACACCCTGCGGTTACTTCTGAGTTGGCGGTAGTGAGTTAG